A stretch of the Planctomycetota bacterium genome encodes the following:
- a CDS encoding phosphate ABC transporter substrate-binding protein, with protein sequence MRGWIAGGVAMLVALAASAAVAPQPAAPLPSYTKVQGVTGKLKSVGSDTMNNVVAEWFQLFKGYYPGVTTEVEGKGSGTAPPALIEGTTQFGHMSRAMKASEIDAFEKRHGFKPTKLRVAIDALAVFVHKDNPMESISLEQLQRAWSTAGPNMTWGDLGVSAPTYRNRYVSLYGRNSASGTYGYFKKAALGDLDFKPTVKEQGGTSGVVQAIGNDPYGMGYSGVGIATADVKKLDIALETGDEAYEPTEENALAGLYPLARFLYVYLNHDRNSSLDPLRREFVRVIYSREGQERVTKNGYFAVPPIVGRQDAASVGIEIE encoded by the coding sequence ATGCGCGGTTGGATTGCGGGTGGTGTGGCGATGCTGGTGGCCCTGGCGGCGTCGGCGGCGGTGGCACCGCAGCCCGCGGCGCCGCTGCCGTCCTACACGAAGGTCCAGGGCGTCACCGGCAAGCTCAAGAGCGTCGGCTCGGACACCATGAACAACGTGGTGGCCGAGTGGTTCCAGCTCTTCAAGGGCTACTACCCGGGCGTCACGACCGAGGTGGAGGGCAAGGGCTCGGGGACGGCTCCGCCCGCGCTGATCGAGGGCACCACCCAGTTCGGGCACATGAGCCGGGCGATGAAGGCCTCGGAGATCGACGCCTTCGAGAAGCGGCACGGCTTCAAGCCCACGAAGCTCCGCGTGGCCATCGATGCGTTGGCGGTGTTCGTCCACAAGGACAACCCGATGGAGTCCATCAGCCTCGAGCAGCTCCAGCGGGCATGGTCGACCGCCGGCCCGAACATGACCTGGGGCGACCTGGGCGTGTCGGCGCCCACCTACCGCAACCGCTACGTCAGCCTGTACGGCCGCAACTCGGCGTCGGGCACCTACGGCTACTTCAAGAAGGCGGCCCTGGGCGACCTGGACTTCAAGCCCACGGTCAAGGAGCAGGGCGGCACCTCGGGCGTGGTGCAGGCGATCGGCAACGATCCGTACGGCATGGGCTACTCGGGCGTCGGCATCGCGACGGCGGACGTCAAGAAGCTCGATATCGCGCTCGAGACCGGCGACGAGGCCTACGAGCCCACCGAGGAGAACGCCCTCGCGGGGCTGTATCCGCTCGCCCGCTTCCTGTACGTGTACCTCAACCACGATCGCAACTCCTCGCTCGATCCGCTGCGGCGGGAATTCGTCCGCGTGATCTACTCGCGAGAGGGCCAGGAACGCGTCACCAAGAACGGCTACTTTGCCGTCCCGCCGATCGTGGGCCGGCAGGATGCGGCCTCGGTGGGCATCGAGATCGAGTGA